The genomic segment ggtttacacagcagtttaacaattccattcaacaatttctacacaaattgttcggtGACATTCGTTACATTCTTTACAACACATCGGCATTCTCAgcatttccgttctggttgttctctctagtttccttgcccccttacactctcatctttattttaaagtaattgttgaccctttggtttcatataaatatttttaaaaggtccACAGTACTTACAAGTGatgttctttattttgtgagccaatctgtttttCAGCTATTAGACGATCTCAGGgactagtttcagttcaaggttaaaagagtatctcaggctaatagtcttggggagtcctccagtctcaaccagttcagtaagtctgcctttttattttgttttgttttgttttaggaatttgaggttttgttccacatttttctcccattctattaggGTGCATCTatcgtggccctgatcagaatggtcgaTAGTGGTAGCCGGGAAGCCCGTTTTCTTGAGGAGAAATCATtttaagaccttttttttttcttccgaaaaggttaaaaaacaaacaagcataaCATCTTTTGGGACTGGAAATGAATTAatcaaattttacttgcattaaTTTGTTAAACACTTAAAGTCACCAGTTCTTTAACATATTGATTTAGAAATGCTTTTCTTTCCACACATATTTTAGAAAGCAAATTTATGCAAATTCTTCACTTTGCTGATGGTTGAGGTAATATTGGGCTACCGTGTCTTGCTAACCATTTTGTTTACAGTAGATTCATGGGAAAGTTCCTTATTCAAGGAAGACTGTCAGGACTTGGACAGAGTACAACCTCTGCTTCCCCTGGGAGAAATTCTGGAAAAGAACCTCACCTTATACTTTTTATACTTAGGCCCATGCAGTGATTTTGGGCACCTGACATTCTACATGCTCCTGGGTGGTCACTCCAGAGGCCTCGCCCCTCCTCCCACCAAGCCAAGAATGCTATTTGTCAAGATGACTGAATATTATAACCAAAGACCATAGACTATGCCAAGAAGTGACTCTAATggtcatgttgctgttgttaagtgctgtcaagtgtGAGTCAACCAATATTTACCCAGCATTTGTAGTGCTGGGCCCTGGGTCAggacacaacaaaacaaaatgaggagTCCCAGCGTGGGGGCAAtgaggaggaggggctgggaaGCAGTGCATAGTTATGGAGGTCCTGCAGCCCATCCAATAGTTCACAAACATCATCTCCAACCCTCAAAGCTACCTGTGGGGAGAAATTATCCTTATATGTTCTGACTCCTCCTTGACTAAGAACTAGTAGTGTGTGTTCTTTACCTCCCTTTTATTAAATAATGGTATGAATTAATTTACCTCCCTTGACCCGCCGTATAAaaaggaggattaaatgagttctgTTCTAAACATTTTGCATGTATTAACTTAGTTTAGAAAAACAAGCCTTCAATCAACGTTAGCTCCTATTGTTGTCAGGACATACGAGGAAGCTGCGGCTCAGCAAGACGTTACTAGCCTAGGGACACACAACCAGAGGGAGAAAGGGCTTGCCCAGTGCTCTCTGTTCCACTCCACAAGCTGCAGCACAGGAAGGGTTAAAGCGGAAGCTTTGCCCTTCGCTGCAGGCCTGAGCTTGGCTGCCCTCTCTGCCCTGGACAAGCAAGGCCAATGGTCCAACGAAAGTTGAAGGGCAGCTTGGGGTAACCCCAGGTCACCTGTGGCTAGGTGCACAGCCAACCTACAAAGCAATGGACAATCActgctttcttctgaggcctgaGAGAGCTGGGTTGAGGCTCTTCCTGTCATGACTGAGCTGTGAGGCCTTGGGCAAGTACCCCCctttctgtttcctcttctgAAAAGGGGATACTCATGTTTTTCTATGGGGGCAAAGGTGGTTCAACGACAGAATTTGTGCCTTCCATGTGGGGgacttgggtttgattcctgtCCAGTGTACCTCTTGTGCAGCCActacctgtcagtggaggtttgcatgttgctatgatgccgaacaggtttcagactaagaaaggctaggaagaaggcccaccgatcaacttccaaaactcagccagtgaaaacatcccatggatcacaacagtctgacctGTAACCAaatgtggggatggctcaggactgggcagtttttccttccattgtgcttggggtgTCCATGAGTCAAGGGGCAACtccacaacagctaacaacaaagttTTTCTCCTCATAGGGCTGCTGCAGGGATTGAGTGAGTTAAAGAATGGGAAATAACTTTGCACACTACCCCATCGTGCTAATATAAGCATAGTTAAAGTCAGTGACTTTGGGGTGGGGCAAATATTATGTATTAAAATGGGGagaggttataaaaaaaaaaagttaagttcaATATAAAAATGAACTTTCTCCCAGCTCTGGCCTTAGGAGTGGAATGGAGAGAATGACTGTAAGCCAGGAGGGCGTAGAGGAGGCCCTTGCCTTGAGGGAGGGGCATGAGGTAGCCTAGGTGAGACACCCTGAGGCCCTGTTCACCGGAGatcttctctcccttctctcttcctcctcaTGTCTCCTCCCATACAGGGCAGAAGACATTCTCATCAGACAGATCTTTCCATCTCAGGGAGTGTTGTGAGCAGGGACCTGAACCAGAAATTGGAAGATCTTCTTCTCAACTTGACTGTGTCGCTAACTTGTGATGAAACGTCAGGCCTCTCCCTGGTGCTCAATTGCCCTAATTATCTCATAGATAAATATAGTAAATGCAGTTTGTTAACTGCAGTAATATGGCTATGTAAACAATTACTGGTTTAATttaagcctggagttgcaatactgaaggattctatgggcaaaacattgaatgatgcaggaagcatcaaaagaagatgaagggaatacacagattcattgtaccaaaaagaactggtcaatgctcaaccatttcaggaggtagtgtatgatcaagaactgatgggattgaaggaagaaggccaagctgcactgaagacaatggtgaaaaacaaagctccagaaattAAAGTaacaccagttgagatatttcaacaaatggatgcagtgctgtaagcactcacttgtctatgccaagaaatttggaagacagctacctggccaactgactagaaaagatGCATAtatgtgcccactccaaagaaaggtgatccaaaataatatggaaattattgaacaatatcattaatatcacacgaaagtaaaattttgctgaagatcattcaaaaacgtttgcagcagtacattgatggaaaattgccaaaaattcaacctggattcagaaaaggatgtggaacaagggatatcattgctgatgtcagatggaccttggctgaaagcagagaaaaccagaaatatgtttacctgtgttttattgtctatgcaaacggattcaactgggtggatcataacaaattcccactgcgaagaatgggaatttcggaacacttaattatgcccttgtggaacctgtacatagaccaaaaggcagtccttccaacagaacaagtagatactgcatagtttgaaatcaggaaaggtgtgtgtcagggttgtatcctttcaccatgcttatttgatctgtatgctgaccaaataatccaagcagctggactatatgaagaagaacatggattaagggttggaggaagactaataacctgcaatatgcagatgacacaaccttgcttgcagaaagcaaagaggacttgaagcacttactgatgaagatcaaagaccacagccttcagtagggattacacctcaacataaagaaaacaaaaatcctcacaactggtccaataagcaacatcatgataaacggaggaactGTTGAATTTGCCAaggctttcattttccttctatccacaatcaacagccatggaagcagcagtaaaaaaatcaaacgatgtattgcattgggcaaatctgctgcaaatgacctctttaaaacaaagatgttactttgaggactaaggtgcgccagacccaagcctcacatgcatgcaaaagctggacaatgagtaaggaacactgaagacaaattgatgcatttggattatggcgtttgtgaagaatattgagtataccatggattgccagaagaatgaacaaatctgtcttggaagaagtacagccaggatgctccttagaagcgaggatggcaagacttcatcttatttactttggagatgttatcaggagggacatgttatcagaatgacatcatttttggtaaagtagaaggtcagttaaaaaaagaggaatactctcaatgacatggattgacacagtggctgcaacaatgggttcaaaagtggcaacagttgtgaggatagcataagaccaggcagtgttttgttctattgtacctagggttgctttgagttggaactgactccatggggtaaaaaaacaacaacaaatgattaTTATTCTCTTCCAAGATTGTTGGTCAAAGGAACAGATCAGCGTGAAAGTGTAAGCATTGTAACTTGTGGAGCTACTGGTTCAAGTTGGGGGAGACCCTTTGCATAATCTAGAATCCACATACATAATACACCTGGGAATTGTGCTTTGTAGTTTACAAGATATTGTCATTGGCTTTATCTTATTTGAGACTCACAACAACTCTTAGCTTCATGAGGATATGGATCCAGTTGAATTGTATGATTTATGTAACCTCGCACCTCAGTCTGGAGCACTGACTACAAGTGGGAGAGAGGTAGCCCTGGGCTGGAATCCCAATtccagtgtgaccttgggcaagatactTTAGCACCCTGTGCCTCAGATTCCTCATTGGTAAAACAGGAATATTAAGAGTATATTCATCATAGGATTGTGGTGAAGATTAAATGACATAGCTCATGaaagagtaggtgctcaataaatgctagccaCACAAACAAATACAACTATTCAATTGCAGGATTCTCCTTCTGGCTCCTATGCCAGTGCTCTTTGCCCCACACAGAGCTGTTTCATTTTGCAACGCATCTTCCTGATTCATTTCTAAGGTTTGGGGCTCCAGGTTGAAGAAGTGAGCTGTGCATTAGGAGGACATCCTAAGCAGGCAGCAAAGAGGCAGGGTGGTCACAGGTGGCCTGATAGAATTATTTACTGCCCTGGGGTCAAGTGTACCAGTTGCCAAAGGAAAAACCTTCCCTCTAATTGGCCCTGCAAGCTGATGAAAGAGGAGCCAGGGTCTTGCTGAGATAGCCATGCAGTGCTGACGTGACAAGCAGAAAGCTGGCAGGTCTGTCCCTGGGCAGACAGATCGCCTGACACAGACATTGGGGCCCAAGCCCTGGGATTGGCCTAAACCGGGGCTATGTTGACCCGCCACTGGGCCTTGGCATCCCGTCAAACTGCTGTTAGATCCAGAGCCTAGAAATAGTGCTGGGGAAGGCTGCCAGACAGAGCATGTCAGAGGAAGGAACTATGCAGGTGCTAACCAAGCGCTACCCCAAGAACTGCCTACTGACTGTCATGGACAGGTACTCGGCCACAGTGCGCAACATGGAGCAGGTGGTGATGATGCCCAGCCTTCTGCAGGATGTGCAGCTCAGTGGGCATGGGGGCCAGATCCAGGATGGTGCCCCTGATCTCTACAGATGTTTCACCATGCTCAAGGCCATCCATGTGGATGTGGACCACGGGCTGCTGCCCCGAGAGGACTGGCAGGCCAGGGTGTCAGGCAGTGAAGATGATGAGGCTGAGAACGAAGCTACCGAGACAGAGCAGGCCAAGGAAGAGGGGGTCTCCAGGGAGCTGGACCTGGAAGCCCAGTTTCACCTGCACTTCTCCAGCCTGCATCACATCCTCACCCACCTTACCCTGAAAGCCGAGGAGGTGACAAGGAAATACCAGGAGATAACGGGACAGGCCATGTAGGCGTTGAACTCTGGGGAAGGTAATGGTGGCCTAACTAGTGGGTATCAGAGTCCACCAAGGGGAACTTCTGGGGGAGAAGAGGTAGAGGTGGAAGAGGGAGAGCCCGGCTGTTACAGAGCCACCCTCACTTCAGGGTATTGGGACCATGATCTGGGAGGGCCCAAGACCAGGCCTGCCTTACTATCCTTCTCATCCAGAGTTGGTCAGTCATGGAAATGAACTCTTATGGAGATAGAGGGAAAGTGGCCTTTGAGCGCATACCTTATGCACACGTGTTTGCACATGTGTGTATTCATTTGTAAGTAGGTGAATCTTTGTAGATGTGT from the Loxodonta africana isolate mLoxAfr1 chromosome 7, mLoxAfr1.hap2, whole genome shotgun sequence genome contains:
- the THRSP gene encoding thyroid hormone-inducible hepatic protein — encoded protein: MSEEGTMQVLTKRYPKNCLLTVMDRYSATVRNMEQVVMMPSLLQDVQLSGHGGQIQDGAPDLYRCFTMLKAIHVDVDHGLLPREDWQARVSGSEDDEAENEATETEQAKEEGVSRELDLEAQFHLHFSSLHHILTHLTLKAEEVTRKYQEITGQAM